A region of the Clostridium sp. AN503 genome:
TGTTTGCCAGCAGCAGCCGGGCGCACGGCGTCACCATCGTTTTTGACGGCAAGGTCATCGCCGGGACCCGCGGCAAGAAGGAACGAACCAAGAGCTATAATGCATTTTCCAGCATCAACTTCCCCTATATTGCCACCATCCAGGACGGCCACATCATCTTCTATCTGGATGATAAGGACCAGATTGCCGGGCCGGTGCGCTTTTGGCACGAGCTGAACAGCCGAATCGCCCTATTAAAGCTGATTCCGTCCATGGAGGCCGGCGTACTGGACTACATGGCGGAGCATTATGATGCTGTGATCATAGAATCCTTCGGGGTAGGCGGCATCCCCACTTACGATACCGGCGATTTCCACAAGGCCATAGAACGCTTTGTCTCCGCGGGAAAAACAGTGGTCATGACCACCCAGGTCACCAACGAGGGCAGCAATATGTCCGTATACGAGATCGGCCGCGGTATCAAGCAGGAATTCGGCCTTCTGGAAGCCTATGATATGACCCTGGAGGCCACCGTCACCAAGCTGATGTGGATCCTGGGGCAGACCCGGGACCCGAAAAAGGTGCGGGAACTGTTCTACCGCACCATTAACCGGGACATGCTCTTTACAAGCACCTGGTGATCCAGATATTTTAGCTTCCGCTTTTCTCCTTCTGGGGAAGGCGGCCCCGCAGGAAACGTTTCTTCAGCTTGCCCCAATGGAACGGGACCAACGGATAGATATAGCTTTTGCCCGCGATGGTCTTGTTGAAGGCGATGGCACAAACTGCCAGGATCACACCTGCCGCATATCCCCACACATCAAAGATGCTTGTGAGGATCAGGAGGATCACACGCATGAATTTCAGCGCATACCCCAGCTCAAAGCTGGACTGGCTGTAGTTGGCGATCGTCACAAAGGCCATATACAGCATGGTCTCACTGTTGAACCAACCGGACTTCACCGAGTACTCGCCCAGCACGATACCGGCGATGACGCTTAAGGGTGTTGTCAGCATGCTGGGGGTGTTGACTGCCGCCAGGCGCAGGCCGTCGATGGCAAACTCCAGGATCAGAAGCTGGAAGATCAGAGGCACATAGGTCTGGTCTGACAGCATGGTAAATTTAAGCCATTCCGGGAGGATCTCCGTATGCATCATAAGGAGCAGCCAGGTAGGGGTCAGGAACAGGCACAAAAACGCGGTCACCATCCGGGACAGCCGCAGATAGCTTCCGGTGATCGGCGGGAAATAATAATCATCCGCCTCCTCGATAATATCAAATACAGAAGAAGGAAGCACCATAGCCGCAGGGGAATTGTCCACCAGGATCACGATATTTCCCTCCAGCACACAGGCCGCCGCCGTATCCGGGCGCTCCGTGAACTTGAATTTGGGAAACGGATTGAACCACTTATGCGGATAGATCCCCTCTGCAAGGCTCTCCTGGTTCATGGTCAGGGCATCCACATGGAGGTTCTGGATCCGCCTTTTGATCTCCTTCAAAAGCTGTTCATCCACCCTGCCGTCCATATAGCAGATGGCGATATCCGTGTGGGAGCTTTCGCCCGCCGTCATGATCTCCATACTCAGCTTCGGGTCCCGGATCCGCCGGCGGATCAGCGCCGTGTTAAAGATCAGGGTCTCCACAAATCCATCCCGGGAGCCGCGCAGGACCTTGTCCTTTTCCGGCTCACCGACGCCTCTGGCCGGATAGGTACGGCAGTCCACCGTAAGGCAAACGTCATAGCCGTCGATGAACAGGCAGGACATGCCGGTCAAGAGCTGGACGACCATATCCTTTTCTTCTGCCACCTGTCCGACTTCTCCGTAAGGCACATATTTTTTAGAAAATCCATGAGCATCCGGGGGCATGTCCTCCGGTTTGATGCTCCACCAGGACTGAAGGATCTTTAACAGCACCTCATCCTTTGTAAAACCATCCACGAAAAATACACAGGCTTTTCTTCCGCCTATGTCAACAGTTCGATATACTATGTCAAAATTTTTATCTGCCTGGAGCGTCTGCTTTAAACTCTCCAGATTTTCCGTCAGACTCTTCGAAAACGCCATGCTTTTGCACCCCTCTCCGCAATCTTATACAGCTTCAGTATGCGCGGTTTGAGACAGTTTTATCCACAGCGGACCATTGTCTTTTCTATACGGACGGTTCTATGCATTTTTTTCATTTTTATGTTTTATATGGTGGGATTTTGCTAAATTTTGCACAAACAATCTTGACGGGAGAGAAAATAAATGGTATATTGTTCCTCGTAAGAAATACATAAAGCGCCGAATCATCGGCGCCCTTTATTTTCTTAACTTACGACGATAGAAAACTCGCAGGATGCGATTTCTATGATTGGTATGGGGATACCAGGCAATACTTTATAGTGTAACGGTTTTAGATCGTGACCGAGGCTGCTTTCTGTGGGGGAAAAGCAGCCTCATTTCTTTTTACTCTTTTTACTCTATTTGATATCAGTATATGGCGCGCGGTTGATCCCCTCTTTTACAGCTTCCTGCGCCACCGCGTTGGCAACGGCAAGCGCTACCCGCTTGTCAAAGGACGACGGAATCACATACTCGGCATTCAGCTCTTCTTCCGGGATCACAGCGGCGATCGCATGAGCCGCGGCCACTTTCATGGATTCCGTGATATCACGCGCCCGCACAGCCAGCACACCCTTGAACAGGCC
Encoded here:
- a CDS encoding asparaginase, with amino-acid sequence MVKQKKRILMIATGGTIASKSGGSGLKPLITSEELLSYVPDVTRFCQVDTVQVLNIDSTNMQPKHWLLIASAIEAHYEEYDGFVVCHGTDTMAYTASALSYLIQDSLKPVVITGSQKPIDLEITDAKANLSDSLLFASSSRAHGVTIVFDGKVIAGTRGKKERTKSYNAFSSINFPYIATIQDGHIIFYLDDKDQIAGPVRFWHELNSRIALLKLIPSMEAGVLDYMAEHYDAVIIESFGVGGIPTYDTGDFHKAIERFVSAGKTVVMTTQVTNEGSNMSVYEIGRGIKQEFGLLEAYDMTLEATVTKLMWILGQTRDPKKVRELFYRTINRDMLFTSTW
- a CDS encoding spore germination protein, which codes for MAFSKSLTENLESLKQTLQADKNFDIVYRTVDIGGRKACVFFVDGFTKDEVLLKILQSWWSIKPEDMPPDAHGFSKKYVPYGEVGQVAEEKDMVVQLLTGMSCLFIDGYDVCLTVDCRTYPARGVGEPEKDKVLRGSRDGFVETLIFNTALIRRRIRDPKLSMEIMTAGESSHTDIAICYMDGRVDEQLLKEIKRRIQNLHVDALTMNQESLAEGIYPHKWFNPFPKFKFTERPDTAAACVLEGNIVILVDNSPAAMVLPSSVFDIIEEADDYYFPPITGSYLRLSRMVTAFLCLFLTPTWLLLMMHTEILPEWLKFTMLSDQTYVPLIFQLLILEFAIDGLRLAAVNTPSMLTTPLSVIAGIVLGEYSVKSGWFNSETMLYMAFVTIANYSQSSFELGYALKFMRVILLILTSIFDVWGYAAGVILAVCAIAFNKTIAGKSYIYPLVPFHWGKLKKRFLRGRLPQKEKSGS